Proteins from one Faecalibacterium sp. I3-3-33 genomic window:
- a CDS encoding YhbY family RNA-binding protein, which produces MLTSKQRAILRGKANTMDPVYIVGKGEIDETLIQGVKDCLDARELIKLKVLENSMYNAREAATKLAEATGADCVQVIGSKFVLYLQKKKDSAYAALLK; this is translated from the coding sequence ATGCTGACTAGCAAACAGCGCGCCATTCTGCGCGGCAAGGCAAATACCATGGACCCCGTTTACATCGTGGGTAAGGGCGAGATCGACGAGACTTTGATCCAGGGCGTCAAGGACTGTCTGGATGCCCGGGAGCTAATCAAGCTCAAGGTGCTGGAAAACAGCATGTACAACGCCCGCGAGGCCGCTACTAAGCTGGCTGAGGCCACCGGCGCAGACTGCGTGCAGGTCATCGGCTCCAAATTCGTGCTGTATCTGCAGAAGAAAAAGGACAGCGCCTACGCTGCCCTGCTGAAGTAA
- the rsfS gene encoding ribosome silencing factor — MDNFNDSKALAIEIAKILDKKKAQDVRVLKVESLTVLTDYFVIASGTSTTQVASLADEVEYELSQKGLEPYSTEGHDTKNWVLLDYSNVIVHVFVPNSRAYYDLEHLWADGEPVDISEYLTPDSSIE, encoded by the coding sequence ATGGATAATTTCAACGACAGCAAGGCGCTTGCCATTGAGATCGCCAAGATTTTGGACAAGAAGAAGGCACAGGATGTGCGGGTGCTCAAGGTGGAAAGCCTGACCGTCCTGACCGATTACTTCGTCATCGCCTCCGGTACCTCCACCACACAGGTGGCATCTCTGGCCGATGAGGTGGAGTACGAGCTTTCGCAGAAGGGTCTGGAGCCTTACAGCACCGAGGGTCACGACACCAAGAACTGGGTGCTGCTGGATTACTCCAACGTCATCGTGCACGTCTTTGTGCCCAACAGCCGCGCTTACTATGATCTGGAGCACCTGTGGGCAGACGGCGAGCCGGTGGACATCTCGGAGTACCTGACCCCGGATAGCAGCATTGAATAA
- a CDS encoding LCP family protein: MSQTPRHINTDRSLSRPDQAARAPQAAPEQNTRSNAGAQHAAPPRRPAQPDMGGDNAPRRRKKKKKTPLWLPFAIVMGVIAVISGVVVYGVSLVNKVEDSIRPAESAPSIVQEIQTAEEYKGDVVNILVCGIDFEEGRTYSDTSSNDGMTDMILYCQFDIKGGALRMLQIPRNTLVTTQNRKLTLSNGKTYAVSNYQINSVALSNGGSIAALADVIYDQYHLPIDYYVTIDMQALVEMVDNFGGIEVYIPRDMSYGGSKLLKGYRNLDGASAEFFVRCRHGDGYANSDIDRLNMQRYFYAGLFKRARSMGITDILNQLPLVFKNYIHTDMDITTIAKLLASFLKIDSSNIILAQTPVFMGVPNVGKTDSFAGYSCVVPDAGSIANLLNQYFCTYTGPVEVSELHMVTDQWPHGSASTDANVQYMGRIDKESDDAILSGDTDLSGAVTTDGQAAGTGQ; this comes from the coding sequence ATGAGCCAGACGCCACGCCATATCAATACAGACCGCTCACTCAGCCGCCCGGATCAGGCGGCGCGTGCCCCGCAGGCTGCCCCGGAGCAGAACACCCGCAGCAACGCCGGGGCACAGCACGCCGCCCCGCCCCGCCGCCCGGCACAGCCCGACATGGGCGGGGATAATGCACCGCGCCGCCGCAAAAAGAAGAAAAAGACCCCGCTGTGGCTGCCCTTTGCCATCGTGATGGGGGTGATCGCCGTGATCTCCGGTGTGGTGGTGTACGGTGTGAGCCTTGTGAACAAGGTAGAGGACAGCATCCGCCCGGCGGAAAGCGCTCCCTCCATCGTACAGGAGATCCAGACCGCCGAGGAGTACAAGGGTGATGTGGTCAACATTCTGGTCTGCGGCATCGACTTTGAAGAGGGCCGCACCTATAGCGACACCAGCTCCAACGATGGTATGACGGATATGATCCTGTACTGCCAGTTCGATATCAAGGGCGGTGCGCTGCGGATGCTGCAGATCCCCCGCAACACGCTGGTGACCACCCAGAACCGCAAGCTTACCCTCTCTAACGGCAAGACCTATGCCGTTTCCAACTACCAGATCAACTCGGTGGCGCTTTCCAACGGCGGCAGCATTGCCGCACTGGCAGATGTCATCTACGACCAGTACCATCTGCCCATCGATTACTATGTCACCATTGATATGCAGGCACTGGTGGAAATGGTGGATAACTTCGGTGGCATCGAGGTGTATATCCCCCGGGATATGTCCTACGGCGGCAGTAAGCTGCTGAAGGGCTACCGCAATCTGGATGGTGCTTCGGCAGAGTTCTTTGTGCGCTGCCGCCACGGTGACGGCTACGCAAACTCTGATATCGACCGTTTGAATATGCAGCGCTACTTCTACGCCGGTCTGTTCAAGCGCGCCCGGTCTATGGGCATCACCGATATCCTGAACCAGCTGCCGCTGGTGTTTAAGAACTATATCCACACGGATATGGATATCACCACCATTGCAAAGCTGCTGGCATCTTTCCTTAAAATTGACAGTTCCAATATCATTCTGGCACAGACGCCGGTGTTCATGGGCGTGCCCAACGTGGGCAAGACCGACTCCTTTGCCGGCTACTCCTGCGTGGTGCCGGATGCAGGCTCCATCGCAAACCTGCTCAACCAGTATTTCTGCACCTACACCGGCCCGGTGGAGGTAAGCGAGCTGCACATGGTCACCGACCAGTGGCCCCACGGCAGCGCATCCACCGATGCCAACGTGCAGTATATGGGACGCATCGATAAGGAATCCGACGATGCCATCCTCAGCGGCGATACCGACCTTTCCGGCGCTGTGACCACCGATGGTCAGGCAGCGGGCACCGGACAGTAA
- the smc gene encoding chromosome segregation protein SMC: MVFKELEIQGFKSFPDKVKISFDTGVTGVVGPNGSGKSNLSDAVRWVLGETSSRQLRAAGKMEDVIFGGTRKRSPMGFAQVRLTLDNAAHTLDVDADEVTIGRKYYRSGDSEYTINGQVCRLRDVYELLLDTGIGRDGYSVIGQGRIAEIVAAKSSERREIFEEACGIAKYRYRKTEAERRLAAAGENLERLRDILGELESRVGPLEKESAKAQKFLELSAQRKTLEVTLWTDGVHRAREAVRQQVRDYETAQTDYERFDRETKAAEQEAEEIRMQAQQLTVAVERLNGDIRSITQQISGSESRIAVLENDILRNDESAASLQQEIAAGQQDTAEADAALQRHRAVAKTMEAAGEKLAAEIEALNAELARLADASTASGARKDSLRAELADRTAKRTEAQVAQAAAEAAGDTARQRLPALEQSARDAAAQLEKTKQDLADTVKYRQTLEENEKQLGNIRSGLELKLRSRKAALDEADAAEQRLGRELDAARQRLSVLRELEKNMDGYQNSVRAVMRAAGARRLRGVLGPVSTILKVEPGCEVAIETALGGALQNIVVENEAAAKAAIALLRNDHAGRATFLPLDTVQPGAFRGRLSGTARLASALVQADPRYENIVSNLLGRIIVVEDINEASRVARDNGYHNKVVTMDGQVINAGGSFTGGSVQRSAGLFTRKQEMEELRLKAAKLQKDCFAAQEKTDQCKEQADALQAELTATASEQITAANDRVRAEAEQKRLEAAAAQLETAVQNAQQQMDALQAALNDSRAKADAAALQQAELTAQIEQLTAELSRIAEGSDSFLTQQNQLAQALSAKRLEQVTRRKDAELAYSQIAALEQRAKDAAARRTALEESLAALAARSEACRTEIAAIRKAKTDSQTTITQKEQAIREATEKRLACQQKETEALAKARTASDSREEVGREMARLAERKAAAETEYDQTVAKLWDEYQISVSQAEQLCVEFDSLTALRAQVADLRGKIRALGSVNVSAIEEYKEVKARYDELSRQVTDVEESRNELGRMIAKLSAQMREIFTDSFRAINENFSRVFTELFGGGEASLVLEDESDVLACGIGIRVAPPGKVIKNLEALSGGEQALVAISIYFAILAVNPAPFCILDEIEAALDDANVVRFAQYLRRISDKTQFIVITHRRGTMEAANVLYGVTMQEDGVSKLLKLDLEQVDATLVS; the protein is encoded by the coding sequence ATGGTATTCAAGGAACTGGAGATCCAGGGCTTTAAAAGTTTTCCCGATAAGGTAAAGATCAGTTTTGATACCGGCGTTACCGGCGTGGTGGGTCCCAACGGCTCCGGTAAGTCCAACCTTTCGGACGCAGTGCGCTGGGTGCTGGGCGAGACCAGCTCCCGCCAGCTGCGTGCCGCCGGCAAAATGGAGGACGTCATCTTTGGCGGCACCCGCAAGCGCAGCCCCATGGGCTTTGCGCAGGTGCGGCTGACGCTGGACAACGCCGCCCACACGCTGGATGTGGACGCGGACGAGGTGACCATCGGGCGCAAATACTACCGCTCCGGCGACAGCGAGTACACCATCAACGGGCAGGTATGCCGCCTGCGTGACGTGTACGAGCTGCTGCTGGATACCGGCATCGGCAGGGACGGCTATTCGGTCATTGGGCAGGGACGCATTGCGGAGATCGTGGCAGCAAAAAGCAGCGAGCGCCGCGAGATCTTTGAAGAAGCCTGCGGCATTGCCAAGTACCGCTACCGCAAGACCGAAGCCGAGCGCCGTTTGGCTGCGGCGGGCGAGAACTTGGAGCGGTTGCGGGATATCCTTGGAGAGCTGGAAAGCCGGGTGGGTCCGCTGGAAAAAGAGAGCGCCAAGGCACAGAAGTTTCTGGAACTGAGCGCCCAGCGCAAAACGCTGGAAGTGACCCTGTGGACCGATGGAGTGCACCGTGCCCGGGAAGCCGTGCGCCAGCAGGTGCGGGACTACGAGACCGCCCAGACCGACTACGAGCGTTTCGACCGGGAGACCAAGGCCGCCGAGCAGGAGGCTGAGGAGATCCGTATGCAGGCACAGCAGCTGACGGTTGCTGTCGAGCGCCTGAATGGGGATATCCGCAGCATCACCCAGCAGATCAGCGGCTCCGAAAGCCGCATCGCCGTGCTGGAAAACGATATTCTGCGCAACGACGAGAGTGCGGCTTCCCTGCAGCAGGAAATCGCCGCTGGGCAGCAGGATACTGCCGAAGCGGATGCCGCTTTGCAGCGCCACCGCGCCGTGGCAAAGACCATGGAGGCGGCGGGCGAAAAGCTTGCGGCAGAGATCGAGGCGCTGAACGCCGAACTTGCCCGGCTGGCAGATGCCAGCACCGCCAGCGGTGCACGCAAGGACAGTCTGCGGGCAGAGCTTGCCGACCGCACCGCAAAGCGCACCGAAGCACAGGTGGCACAGGCAGCCGCCGAAGCTGCCGGAGACACCGCCCGGCAGCGTCTGCCCGCGCTGGAACAGAGCGCCCGGGACGCCGCCGCACAGCTGGAAAAGACAAAACAGGATCTGGCCGATACCGTAAAGTACCGCCAGACGCTGGAGGAAAATGAAAAGCAACTGGGCAACATCCGTTCCGGTCTGGAACTCAAGCTGCGCAGCCGCAAGGCCGCGCTGGACGAAGCCGATGCCGCCGAGCAGCGGCTGGGCAGGGAACTGGATGCTGCCCGGCAGCGCCTTTCGGTGCTGCGGGAGCTGGAAAAGAACATGGACGGCTACCAGAACTCGGTGCGCGCGGTCATGCGCGCCGCCGGGGCACGCCGTCTGCGGGGCGTTCTGGGGCCGGTATCCACCATCCTGAAAGTCGAGCCCGGGTGCGAGGTGGCTATCGAGACCGCATTGGGCGGCGCGTTGCAGAACATCGTGGTGGAAAACGAAGCCGCCGCGAAAGCCGCTATCGCTCTGCTGCGCAATGACCATGCAGGCCGCGCCACCTTCCTGCCGCTGGACACCGTGCAGCCCGGCGCGTTCCGGGGACGGCTGTCCGGCACGGCGCGGCTGGCCTCTGCGCTGGTGCAGGCCGACCCCCGGTACGAGAATATCGTCTCGAACCTGCTGGGGCGCATCATCGTGGTGGAGGATATCAACGAAGCCTCCCGCGTGGCGCGGGACAACGGCTACCACAACAAGGTGGTCACCATGGACGGACAGGTGATCAATGCAGGCGGCAGCTTTACCGGCGGCAGCGTGCAGCGCAGCGCCGGTCTGTTTACCCGCAAGCAGGAGATGGAAGAGCTGCGCCTGAAGGCGGCCAAGCTGCAAAAAGACTGCTTTGCCGCACAGGAAAAGACCGACCAGTGTAAAGAACAGGCGGACGCATTGCAGGCAGAGCTGACTGCCACCGCCAGCGAGCAGATCACTGCCGCCAACGACCGAGTGCGTGCAGAGGCCGAACAGAAGCGGCTGGAAGCTGCCGCCGCCCAGCTGGAAACTGCCGTGCAGAACGCGCAGCAGCAGATGGACGCCTTGCAGGCTGCCTTGAATGACAGCCGCGCCAAGGCCGATGCTGCCGCCTTGCAGCAGGCAGAGCTGACGGCGCAGATCGAGCAGCTGACTGCCGAGCTGAGCCGCATCGCAGAGGGCAGCGACAGCTTCCTGACCCAGCAGAACCAGCTGGCACAGGCGCTCAGCGCCAAGCGGCTGGAACAGGTGACCCGCCGAAAGGACGCGGAGCTGGCTTACAGCCAGATCGCTGCGCTGGAACAGCGCGCCAAGGACGCCGCTGCCCGCCGCACTGCACTGGAAGAAAGCCTTGCCGCCCTTGCCGCCCGCAGCGAAGCCTGCCGCACCGAGATCGCGGCTATCCGCAAGGCCAAGACCGACAGCCAGACCACCATTACCCAAAAGGAGCAGGCCATCCGCGAAGCTACTGAAAAGCGGCTTGCCTGCCAGCAGAAGGAAACGGAAGCGCTGGCGAAAGCCCGCACCGCCTCCGACAGCCGCGAGGAGGTGGGCCGGGAGATGGCACGCCTTGCCGAGCGCAAGGCCGCTGCCGAGACCGAGTACGACCAGACCGTGGCAAAGCTGTGGGACGAGTATCAGATCTCGGTCAGTCAGGCGGAGCAGTTGTGCGTGGAGTTCGACAGCCTGACCGCCTTGCGGGCACAGGTGGCAGACCTGCGCGGCAAGATCCGTGCCCTTGGTAGCGTGAACGTGAGCGCTATCGAGGAGTACAAGGAGGTCAAAGCCCGCTACGATGAACTGTCCCGTCAGGTGACCGATGTGGAGGAGAGCCGCAACGAGCTGGGACGCATGATCGCAAAGCTTTCCGCCCAGATGCGGGAGATCTTCACCGACAGCTTCCGTGCCATCAACGAAAACTTCAGCCGCGTGTTCACCGAGCTGTTCGGCGGCGGCGAAGCCAGCCTTGTGCTGGAGGACGAAAGCGATGTGCTGGCCTGCGGCATCGGTATCCGGGTAGCGCCGCCGGGCAAGGTGATCAAAAATCTGGAAGCCCTCTCCGGCGGCGAGCAGGCGCTGGTGGCGATCAGCATCTACTTTGCCATTCTGGCTGTGAACCCCGCGCCCTTCTGCATTCTGGACGAGATCGAAGCCGCCTTGGACGATGCCAACGTGGTGCGGTTTGCTCAGTATCTGCGCCGCATCAGCGATAAGACCCAGTTCATCGTCATCACCCACCGCCGCGGCACCATGGAGGCCGCCAACGTGCTGTATGGTGTTACCATGCAGGAGGACGGCGTGTCCAAGCTGCTCAAGCTGGATCTGGAACAGGTTGACGCAACGCTGGTTTCCTGA
- the yqeK gene encoding bis(5'-nucleosyl)-tetraphosphatase (symmetrical) YqeK: MDLKQAKELVRGRLSDKRYEHTINVKKMAVKLAKHYGTDPEQAALAALLHDAAKELPKDEMRAIMQAHPEYAQGGEARPTPVWHGICAAILARTEWGVTDEAVLSAIACHTAGKAGMTQLDKILYLADMTSAERDWPGVEKLRKLEMKDLDAAMLAALKQTNGFVLSEGKPLDPESKAAYEDILAHSGQNEG, encoded by the coding sequence ATGGATCTGAAACAGGCAAAGGAGCTTGTGCGCGGCCGCTTGAGCGATAAGCGCTACGAGCATACCATTAACGTAAAAAAAATGGCCGTCAAGCTGGCCAAGCACTACGGCACCGACCCGGAGCAGGCCGCACTGGCTGCGCTTTTGCACGATGCAGCCAAAGAACTGCCCAAGGATGAGATGCGCGCTATCATGCAGGCGCACCCGGAATACGCACAGGGCGGTGAAGCACGCCCCACGCCGGTGTGGCACGGCATCTGCGCCGCTATTCTGGCGCGTACCGAATGGGGCGTTACGGACGAAGCCGTGCTCAGCGCCATCGCCTGCCATACCGCAGGCAAGGCGGGCATGACCCAACTGGATAAGATCCTGTATCTGGCCGATATGACCAGTGCCGAGCGGGACTGGCCCGGGGTGGAAAAGCTGCGCAAGCTGGAAATGAAGGACTTGGATGCCGCCATGCTTGCGGCGCTCAAGCAGACGAACGGCTTTGTGCTGTCCGAGGGCAAGCCCCTTGACCCCGAAAGCAAGGCTGCCTACGAGGATATCTTAGCGCACAGCGGGCAGAATGAAGGGTGA
- the nadD gene encoding nicotinate (nicotinamide) nucleotide adenylyltransferase, with translation MKILLYGGSFDPPHNGHLNNLRAAADRVRPDKIVVMPAGTSPFKQGTNASGALRLEMCRCFAALAQEPGMPPLQVSGWEVAQAAAGSRNYTVLTLEMLARENPGAVLYLAIGSDMLLSFEGWHRWQDILHLARVVVTSRDIGDAPALHAKAKLLDPSGGRILFAPVQALPMSSSQLRARLANGEECEAELPEEVRSVIRREGLYRNTEGSSR, from the coding sequence ATGAAGATCCTTCTCTATGGCGGCAGCTTTGACCCGCCCCATAACGGCCACCTGAACAACCTGCGTGCAGCGGCAGACCGCGTGCGCCCGGATAAGATCGTGGTGATGCCGGCAGGCACTTCCCCCTTTAAGCAGGGGACGAACGCCTCCGGTGCGCTGCGGCTGGAAATGTGCCGGTGCTTTGCGGCGCTGGCGCAGGAGCCCGGGATGCCGCCGCTGCAAGTGAGCGGCTGGGAGGTGGCGCAGGCCGCAGCGGGCAGCCGCAATTATACCGTGCTCACGCTGGAAATGCTGGCGCGGGAAAACCCGGGTGCAGTGCTGTACCTTGCCATTGGCAGCGATATGCTGCTCAGTTTTGAGGGCTGGCACCGCTGGCAGGATATCCTGCACCTTGCGCGGGTGGTGGTCACCAGTCGGGATATCGGCGATGCCCCGGCGCTGCACGCAAAGGCAAAGCTGCTGGACCCGTCGGGCGGACGCATCCTGTTTGCCCCGGTGCAGGCGCTGCCCATGTCCAGCAGCCAGCTGCGGGCCCGGCTTGCCAACGGAGAAGAGTGTGAAGCCGAACTGCCGGAGGAAGTGCGCAGCGTTATCCGGCGGGAGGGACTATACCGGAACACAGAAGGAAGTAGCAGATAA
- the ftsY gene encoding signal recognition particle-docking protein FtsY, whose product MAFFGFGKKEKDKMKTGLEKTRTGFWGSIMNTLTGSVIDDEMYDDLEEQLILADVGGEVAVHLVDKLRDRVRDKGLKTGEQAADALRDIIAEEMTPEAEMALDGKPAVILVIGVNGVGKTTSIAKLADYYTRQGKRVMLAAGDTFRAAASEQLEIWAGRAGVPIVSAGEGADPAAVIFDTVKSATARGYDMVIADTAGRLHNKSNLMAELSKISRSVKKASPEASLETLLVLDAITGQNAISQAKEFCKAADATGIILTKLDGTAKGGCVVAVKQRLGLPVRFIGVGEGIDDLLPFTPEGFVEELLPREWKH is encoded by the coding sequence ATGGCGTTCTTCGGATTTGGAAAAAAAGAAAAAGACAAGATGAAAACGGGTCTGGAAAAGACCCGCACCGGCTTCTGGGGCAGCATTATGAACACCCTGACCGGCAGCGTCATCGACGATGAGATGTACGATGATCTGGAGGAGCAGCTGATCCTTGCCGATGTAGGCGGCGAGGTGGCGGTGCATCTGGTGGACAAGCTCCGCGACCGTGTGCGCGATAAGGGGCTCAAGACCGGCGAACAGGCCGCAGATGCCCTGCGCGACATCATTGCCGAGGAGATGACCCCGGAGGCCGAGATGGCACTGGACGGCAAGCCCGCCGTCATTCTGGTCATCGGCGTCAACGGTGTAGGCAAGACCACCAGCATTGCAAAGCTGGCCGATTACTACACCCGGCAGGGCAAGCGGGTCATGCTGGCCGCCGGTGACACCTTCCGTGCCGCTGCCAGCGAGCAGCTGGAGATCTGGGCAGGCCGCGCCGGTGTGCCCATCGTCAGCGCAGGCGAGGGCGCAGACCCCGCCGCCGTCATCTTTGATACGGTCAAGTCTGCCACCGCACGCGGCTACGATATGGTCATTGCGGACACCGCAGGCCGTCTGCACAACAAATCAAACCTGATGGCAGAGCTTTCCAAGATCAGCCGCAGCGTCAAAAAGGCCAGCCCCGAGGCCAGCCTTGAGACCCTGCTGGTGCTGGATGCCATCACCGGGCAGAACGCCATCAGTCAGGCCAAGGAGTTCTGCAAGGCTGCCGATGCCACCGGCATCATCCTGACCAAGCTGGACGGCACCGCCAAGGGCGGCTGCGTCGTGGCGGTCAAGCAGCGTCTGGGCCTGCCGGTGCGCTTTATCGGCGTGGGCGAGGGCATCGACGACCTGCTGCCCTTCACCCCGGAGGGCTTTGTGGAAGAGCTGCTCCCCCGGGAATGGAAACACTAA
- the rdgB gene encoding RdgB/HAM1 family non-canonical purine NTP pyrophosphatase, producing the protein MKICAATGNAGKLRELRRILEAQGHEVVSQKELGITIEPEETGTTFAENALIKAETICKASGLPTIADDSGLCVDALDGAPGVYSARYCGHHGDDEANNDKLLAAMQTVPAGQRGAKFVSAVCFILPDGRHLTCMGECPGSIAFTRLCGDYGFGYDPLFIPADCGVGKTDKRPNTENRSYAQLTPDEKDAISHRGNALAALEKQLPSFLGE; encoded by the coding sequence ATGAAAATTTGTGCAGCCACCGGCAACGCCGGAAAGCTTCGCGAGCTGCGCCGCATTCTGGAAGCGCAGGGACATGAGGTGGTCAGCCAGAAAGAACTGGGCATCACCATCGAGCCGGAAGAGACCGGCACCACCTTTGCCGAAAACGCCCTCATCAAGGCCGAGACCATCTGCAAGGCCAGCGGCCTGCCCACCATCGCCGATGACTCCGGCCTGTGTGTGGACGCGCTGGACGGCGCACCCGGCGTGTACAGCGCCCGCTACTGCGGCCACCACGGTGACGACGAGGCCAACAATGATAAGCTTCTGGCTGCCATGCAGACGGTGCCTGCCGGGCAGCGGGGCGCAAAATTTGTCTCGGCGGTGTGTTTCATCCTGCCGGACGGTCGGCACCTGACCTGCATGGGCGAATGCCCGGGCAGCATCGCCTTTACGCGGCTGTGCGGCGACTACGGCTTTGGATACGACCCGCTGTTCATCCCAGCCGACTGCGGCGTGGGCAAAACGGACAAGCGCCCCAACACCGAGAACCGCAGCTATGCCCAGCTGACCCCGGACGAAAAGGACGCCATCAGCCATCGCGGCAACGCGCTGGCAGCGCTGGAAAAGCAGCTGCCCAGCTTTCTGGGAGAGTGA